The DNA region CCTGGACATATTTGGCTTTGAAAATTTCCAGAACAATAGGTATGAAGATCTCAGATCCCAGCCCCACtgcttccagaaaacagaagataaGCCAGTTCCTTCGAAGGGGGCAAGTTGGAGGGGAGCCATCACCCTGCACCCAGGCCTGGCAAGTCCCAACAGGTCTGCATGCTCTGCATGGGGTGGCTGCTGTGCCCTGCCATCTAGAGAAGGCTGTACAGCTAAAAGCTGTCCCTGAGAGCCAGGCTGACGCCCGGCATTTGTCACGCCTCTTGGACCACCTGCTCTCCTCATGAGCCACAGTGGATTACCACACGAGGTCGGGGTTGAAACAGAAATCAGTAACATGGATTCATCTGCATCTGGCTGGTTTATCATCTTAGGTAGTGGGGGAAGCTAGATGCATTTGTAGACCATCCCTGACTTTTTAGTTTGTGGGGTAAGGCAAGGCAGGACTCCTCTGACCTGGTGTCCCAGTGTCCTGGCACCCCAGACTAGAAGCTGGAGAGCTGTAACCAGGAGGCAGGTCAGAAAATAGCTGCCAGGTGTGACTGTGATGAAGGCTGGGGGTCGGATAGACAAAGGTGGTGAGGGGACCAGGCGAcagagccaggccaggccaggccaggtgaTGCTCAGCGGTACTATCACCAGCAAGAGGAGTCCCATGAAGACTGGGATAAGCAGGCTGGCAACACTGGCTTTGCAATTTAGCTTACCTGAGCCAGCTCATTGAAAGGGCTTGATGAGACAGAGACCGGGCCACTggctccaggaagcagaggcctcTGCGCCCTGTCTGAGGAGCCAGGGGGCTAGCCTGACCTTGCATGCCCCTGCCCAAGGCTTGTCTCCAAGTGAGGTCTGATCTGGGAGTGATTTAGAAGGCCCCCCTTGGACAGCCAGGATTGTCAAGACACAAGCCATTCCACATACAAGCACGCTGGGATCTCAGCCCTCCCAGGGCCAGCCGGGGGTGCAAGGCAGGGACTGCTCACTGCAGTCACGTGGGAGAGGCAGGGCTGGCAGAACTTAGCCCAATGCCCTCTCTAACGCATAGAGAGCTCAAGTATGAGTCAGATCATTGGCATCTGGCCCTGGGAGGGACAGGTGTTGAAGATAGCATGGGCCAGACTTTGGCAACTGATGGGAACTGGACAGGAGGGACAGAGATGGAAACTCCTCAGTTTCTGACTTGAGCCGGCGGTGGTAGGTGGAGGGGCCATTTCCCAAGGCAGGGAATGCAGGAGGAAGTGCAGGTTGGAGGATCTGGGAACGGAGGCAGTAGGGCGTATGCCTGGTTGATGCAGGGGGGCCCGGCAGTCAATGCTGGGTCTCCGGAAGCTCATCTCCATACCAAGGCTCATGGGTGGGGCTGCTAGTGTGCACTCAGACCGCAAGATTGTTTCAGTGTCAGGTGGGGAGGCCTGGCAGAGGACCCGGCAGGCGGCTGTGAGAAGCCAAAGGCGAGGACTTGATGATATGCTGAGCCTCCTCGTTTCTCTTTTTGCCGTGGGGTGGAGAAAGTGACGGTGATGGAGGCATCAGAGGAGACAGGGTGTGCAGGAATGAGTGGATCTGTGGACATATCTGTATGCGGCTGTGTGCAGATGGCTGGTGATCCTATGGCTCCAGCCTGCTGCAGCGGGGACTCAGCTGGCCCCGCTCCACCCCTGGGCAGTGACCTTGCCTTCACAGCTTCGAGCAACTCTGCATCAACTTCGCCAACGAGCACCTGCAGCAGTTCTTTGTGCAGCACGTGTTCACCATGGAGCAGGAGGAGTACCGCTCGGAGAACATCTCCTGGGATTATATCCACTACACCGACAATCGGCCCACCCTGGACCTGCTGGCCCTCAAGCCCATGAGCATCATCTCCCTCCTGGACGAAGAGAGCCGCTTCCCACAGGTGTGTGTTCTGCCGACCTTCTGGTGGAGGCCCTGCGATGGGTCTCCTGTTGGAGGCTGGGAAACTCCACTTGGGTGGGCCGCTTGTTCTGAGagttactgaaacctctgccagCAATAAGCAAAAGAGCCCCAGCCTAACCAGACAGACCCTCCTCTCCAAGGCCCACTTCTCCGACTGCTGGGGTCCTCAGACAATAGTTCAGAGAGTGGAGCAGAAGAGCTGCTCATGGAGGGTGGCAGACCCAGCCTCTGCTCCCAGCTCAGCCCTCACTCTGCAACAAATCACTGATCCCTGGCCATTAGTTTCCTGTCTATACAGAGGCCCTCAATCATTCTGAGCCCAGATTGCTTTGCCTCCATGAGGAAGCCCTGGAGCCTGACCTCCCCATGGCTGGACTCTGGGACCTCAGCACATAGGGTGTCTGGGTTCTTCCAGGGGACAGATCTCACCATGCTGCAAAAACTGAACAGTGTCCACGCCAACAACCAGGCCTTCCTACAGCCCAAGAACATGTACGATGCAAGATTTGGCATTGCCCATTTTGCCGGCGAGGTGTACTACCAAGTAGAAGGTGGGTGCAGCTCCTCTCCTGCCCCTTCCAAATCTGGACCGGGTTCCAGGGAGACCATGGAAAGCAGGCTCAGAGGACGAGGCTATTTTGCAGCTCTAGCAGTGGGGCAGAGGGATGAGTAGTATGGCTTctactggagaaagaaaatggaatggaCCAggcatgtttttctttgtttttggtaatAACTCTATTGAGATAGAATTCACATACCATGTTATTTACCTGTTTTAAGTGTACAACTTGACTGTAGCATATCCAGAGTATATTAATGATTGCCACCATTTTAGAACTTTTTCACCACCCGTAAAAGAAACCCCTCATGAGCAATCACTCCCATTTCCCCCCAATCCTGGGCAACAActatttctgtctctatggatttgcctattctgactTTTTgcataaatggaaccatacaataCATGGTCTTTTGTGGCTGGTTTCCTTCACTTagcacatgttttcttttttttgagacggagtctcgctctgtcgcccaggctggagtgcagtggtgcgatctctgctcactgcaagctcgcctcccaggttcacgccattctcctgcctcagcctcccaagtagctgagactacaggcgcccgccactacgcccggctaatttttcatattttttagtacagacggggtttcaccgtgttaaccaggttggtctcgatctcctgacctcgtgatccgcctgcctcggcctcccaaagtgctgggattacaggcgtgagccaccgcgcccggccagcatcatgttttcaacgttcatctatgttgtagcacgTGTCAGTGCTCCACGTCTTTTCACTgcagaaaaacattccattatCTGGAATGTTTGT from Rhinopithecus roxellana isolate Shanxi Qingling unplaced genomic scaffold, ASM756505v1 contig4705, whole genome shotgun sequence includes:
- the LOC115896067 gene encoding unconventional myosin-VIIb-like → FEQLCINFANEHLQQFFVQHVFTMEQEEYRSENISWDYIHYTDNRPTLDLLALKPMSIISLLDEESRFPQGTDLTMLQKLNSVHANNQAFLQPKNMYDARFGIAHFAGEVYYQVEGFLEKNRDVLSTDILTVVYSSKNKFLREIFNLESAETRLGRGTIRQAKTDMYRKVCFNHLWVSSMQ